The DNA sequence TCGATACCGCGAGGGTTATCGATGTAGTGGACTGGTGCCCCCGACGCTTGGAACTGGACGCCTTGGTACCGGCTGGGTAGAAATCCAGCGCTCCACTGTCGCGCAGAAATTGGCTGCGAGCCCGGTCCGGACGAGGACATCACGACGTAGCCTGGCAGGTTCTCCGTTTCTGCTCCCAAGCCGTACAACAGCCACGACCCCATGCTGGGACGGCCTTTAATGATTGAGCCACTATTCAAGAAGGCGTGTGCCGTATCGTGATTGATTTGCTCGGTGGTCATGCTGCGAATAATGCACAGATCGTCAACATGTTTGCCTGTGCGAGGAAACAGGTTCGACCACTCGATGCCGGACTGCCCAATTTTCTTGAATTCAGCGATCGATTTGCGGGCGATCAACGGCTTGTTTTGCAGTTGAGCAAGTTGCTCCCCTTTCGTGAACGATTCAGGAAAGGGCTGTCCGTCTAGCCGGTCCAACTCTGGTTTGGGGTCCAACGACTCAAACTGACTGGGCCCGCCTGCCATGCACAGGTGCAGGAGGCGTTTGGCACGCGGCGCAAAGTGGGGCAGGCCTTTTTGACTCGGCCACGGATGTGCAGCATTCGTGGCGCCGCTTGCTTGCCCGGCCGCAAGTGAGGCTAGCGCAAGCGAACCCACTCCGGCAAACGATTGGGACAAGAAGGTACGTCGTGCGATTTCAAATTCGGCATTCATGGTTTCGCTAGATGGCTCAAGCGGGACAACACGGCGTGGTTTCAGTTCCGTAATGGTATGTTGACTAATATCTGGTAATGCATTCGTGTGAGTTCAAGATCGCTCGGCAGGCCTGAGACCAGGCGGCAAGTTGCGTGTCCGCGGTCAGGCTCGTCGGCCTGTATCGCACTGCGCCCAAGAATGTCTGTGCTCGTTCTGGTGCCTGCTGGAAACGACGTTCTTGACGACGTACGAAGTCCGTTAAATGCCTGAGTTCTTCCTCGCGAGCAGGACGCAATAAAGCACGATGAAAGGCACGCTGTAGAAAGTCTTCGAGCGTCGGATTTTCGACACCTTGCAGCAGCTTATCTGCCATCGCCACCGACGCCTCGACAAAGGAAGGGTCGTTCAGCAAGGTTAACGCTTGTTGCGGGCTATTCGAGAGAGGACGCTCAGCAACGCACTCATCGCGAGCGGGTGCGTCGAAATTGGTTAGCATGGGATGTAAGAAGGTGCG is a window from the Lacipirellulaceae bacterium genome containing:
- a CDS encoding DUF1501 domain-containing protein, which produces MNAEFEIARRTFLSQSFAGVGSLALASLAAGQASGATNAAHPWPSQKGLPHFAPRAKRLLHLCMAGGPSQFESLDPKPELDRLDGQPFPESFTKGEQLAQLQNKPLIARKSIAEFKKIGQSGIEWSNLFPRTGKHVDDLCIIRSMTTEQINHDTAHAFLNSGSIIKGRPSMGSWLLYGLGAETENLPGYVVMSSSGPGSQPISARQWSAGFLPSRYQGVQFQASGAPVHYIDNPRGIDRATQRELIDEIRRLNVGMQKRVVDPEIDTRIAQYEMAFRMQAAIPELTDMRDESATTIKAYNIKSPGDGSYASNCLLARRLLERGVGIVQLYHRGWDHHSSLERDFKKSARDTDQATAALLSELKSRGLLEDTLVIWGGEFGRTPMAQGTGRDHHINSFSIWMAGAGVKPGIVYGATDELGYRAVEDVVSVHDLHATLLHLFGIEHHRFTYPFQGLDLKLSGVEPAHVVKSIIS